A genomic window from Acidobacteriota bacterium includes:
- a CDS encoding type II toxin-antitoxin system VapC family toxin, with translation MSIIADTDVLIDYLQGAEPSAARVALELEYGGLATTAVSRFELMAGAHSVRQQKLVRALLDAVPALPLDGASADRAADVRRTLEEQGTPIGMGDSLIAGIVLANHGVLLTRNTKHFEKVRGLRISGRQEE, from the coding sequence ATGAGCATCATCGCTGACACCGACGTGCTGATCGACTACCTCCAGGGCGCCGAACCCTCGGCTGCCCGCGTCGCGCTCGAACTCGAGTACGGGGGCCTGGCGACCACCGCCGTGTCGCGATTCGAGTTGATGGCCGGGGCGCACAGCGTGCGGCAGCAGAAACTCGTGCGGGCACTGCTCGACGCCGTCCCGGCGCTTCCGCTCGACGGCGCGAGTGCCGACCGCGCCGCCGACGTGCGTCGAACTCTCGAAGAACAGGGGACGCCCATCGGCATGGGCGACAGTTTGATAGCCGGCATCGTCCTCGCGAACCACGGCGTGTTGCTGACGCGCAATACCAAGCACTTCGAGAAGGTTCGTGGCCTCCGCATTTCGGGACGACAGGAGGAGTGA